CTCACTATGATGACGTCGGCCATCCTAACGTTGACGCTCCCTGGCCAGTATGTCAGCTCATGACCCGCTCTGAGCGGATCAACGACCGTTATCATGAGATCAGGCTTGAAGAACGGGAAGTCGTTGTTCCCGCCATCCCAGAGTATGACATCGCTCTCCTTCTCCGCCTCCCTCAGTATTCTCTCGTAGTCGACCCCGGCGAAGACAACATTACCCAGCCTTATGTGGGGCTCGTAGTCTTCCCTCTCCTCTATGGTCGCGTTTTGCTTATCCAGGTCCTCAAGCGATGCGAACCTCTGGACCACCTGCTTCCTGAGGTCCCCGTAGGGCATGGGATGCCTCACGACGGCCACCCTGAGCCCCTTGCCTCGGAGTATCTTGGAGACCCTCCTGCTCGTCGGGCTCTTCCCCGCCCCTGTTCTGACAGCAGTGACTGCTATCACTGGCTTGTTTGATTTCAGCATCGTGCTCTTCGGTCCCAGCAGCATGAAGTCGGCCCCGCAGGCCTGGGCCAATGCCGCCCTCTCCATTATGTATTGGTGAGAGACATCGCTGTAGGAGAAAACGACGAGATCCACATCTTTCTCCCTTATTATCCTCGGGAGCTCCTCCTCAGGGTAGATCGGGATTCCATTGGGATAGAGGGGTCCCGCGAGCTCAGGCGGATAAATTCTGCCGGCTATGTTTGGGAGCTGGGCCGCCGTGAAGGCCACCACCTCGTACTGGTCGTTGTTCCGAAAGAAGACGTTGAAGTTGTGAAAATCACGACCGGCCGCACCCATGATCACTACTCTCCTGACCATAACGCGCACCCCCAGCTTCGCTTGGTAACGGATTTAACGTTAAGCCTCCAGGTCCTGTGTGAGGGCCGAGAGGGAGCTAGTGGACGAGATAATGAGGATCGTCATGGAGGATCCCAGGGAGCTGCTGAGACTC
Above is a window of Candidatus Korarchaeota archaeon NZ13-K DNA encoding:
- a CDS encoding GTPase — its product is MVRRVVIMGAAGRDFHNFNVFFRNNDQYEVVAFTAAQLPNIAGRIYPPELAGPLYPNGIPIYPEEELPRIIREKDVDLVVFSYSDVSHQYIMERAALAQACGADFMLLGPKSTMLKSNKPVIAVTAVRTGAGKSPTSRRVSKILRGKGLRVAVVRHPMPYGDLRKQVVQRFASLEDLDKQNATIEEREDYEPHIRLGNVVFAGVDYERILREAEKESDVILWDGGNNDFPFFKPDLMITVVDPLRAGHELTYWPGSVNVRMADVIIVSKVDTACHSDVEKVMSNIERVNPRAKVITAAIPYTVDRPELVEGKRVIVVEDGPTVTHGDMGFGAGYLMARRLKAEVIDPRPYAVGSIRETYEKYPHLSQVLPAVGYGETQMRELEETINRSPAEAVVLGTPTDISRYLRINKPAVHVYYELQEIGSPNLEEVLEEFLKRVRS